CCCGAGAACATATCTATTGGCATAACAGGAAGGGCTGCAATAACCGGCAACAAGCCTTCAATTATGCTCCAGTATCTGGAGAATCTGAACATCCGGTCTGATATTGATCAGCATGTTGTATTTGTGGATGATGGCCTTGCAAGAGGAGCTGCGGTAATGGCCCGATGCATGAACTCACTTGGCACTCCCTTCAATCCCCTTGGAGGTTTGAGTGGAGGTAAATGCATAATGGGTGAACGCATGAAACTCCAGAGTCGCTGAAGTATTGATACTGCACCTAAGTACTGGTTTCATTCATTGTTGACATTTTCCTGAAAATCTTTCTGTAGATTGCATTCGTCAAGAAGGGCCATTTCAACAGCTCTTTTATGGACTTCTGCAGATTCATGTATTCCACCATGTGTTCCTCTTACTGCCCTGCATGGGTACTGCTGAACCAGAAGTCCTGCCATCGAAGGTGCTTCCTTCACATTGACTCCTTTCAGCTTATCTGCCATGTACCATGTGCTTCCACATGGAGCACCTCTTATCACCTGTACCCGGGATACTTTATCCTCGCATATGCTGATTTTAAGTTCAGGGGTTCCAAGCTTTGAGGTAAAATCAGAGGTAAAAGCATTTTCTTTGAGTGTACAGCATATTTCATCATTCTCAATATAAATTCCTGATTCTCTGGATATCTTCTGAAGTTCCTGCACAGGTGCCTGTGATCTTCCGCCTGGGATTATAAGGGCTTTGACTCCATTTTTTGCAGCCAGATTTGCTATTGCTGAGGTGAGGTCCGGATGAAGCGAGTAGGTGATTATAATATCTGCGTCAAAGACTTCATAATCAAATCCTGCCTTTTCAAGAAACTGAAGTGGCTCGTCTATTAACTGAGGGGCATTTTCAGGTAACTGAGCTACGATTGACTTCAGGTCGGTTTTCGATCTTAGAGTTTTTACAAGGCGTTTGCCGTATTTTCCACGTGTAATGATTCCGATAACTGTCATTATGCACTAAAGATATAGATATACGAACTTATATATTATACGCGGATTCAGGTAATAATAACAGAGAAAGATTATTGAAATCTGAATTGTTTTACCCGGAAGTATTTTTATGAGAGGAAAACTGATCACGTTCGAGGGTATTGATGGTGCAGGCAAATCTACCATTGTTTCATTGCTCAGGTCATCTGGGGTTATGGAAGATGTAGTTTTTACAAGGGAGCCTACTGATAGCTGGCTTGGTAGAACCGTTGAGACTGCTATTCATTCAGATACGGATCATCTTGCAGAGCTGTTTCTCTTTACTGCAGATCATGCACAGCACATATCAAAGGTCATACGTCCAGCAGTAAACAATGGTATATGTGTAATATCTGACAGATATTCTGACAGTACCTACGCATACCAGGGAATGACACTTGCAGGAATGTTTGATGATCCTGTAAAATGGGCTCAGGATCTTCGAAAAGATTGGACCATTATACCCGATCTTACAATTCTTTTGGATATTGATCCTGCAATTGCTGTCAAAAGATGTGGTGACAGAGGTGAACAGACAAAGTTCGAGAAACTTGAATTTCTCCAGGGCGTGCGTTCGAATTATTTAAGGCTTGCAGAACAGGATCCTGATAGATTTATTGTAGTGGATAGTTCAGGTTCTGCAAGAGAGGTTGCAGAAAAAATATCTCTGATAATAAGCCCTTTACTGCAAAAATAATGCCAATTTACAACTTATTCTTATCTGCAAACCTGATGAGTTCCTCTCCAAGCTCTCTTACATATTTTGGATTGAGATTAAAACGACTGCGTTTCTGTCCTCCTCTTTCCTTTGCAATCTCAACGTATTCTTTTTCATATCTCTCACTTGAGGTAAGGCTTATGGTCAAAAACCAGCCGGCACCCATTTTGATTTCTGCATATTTTGTGTCATTTTTATCATCATTTTCCATATTTATCACCATTTGCAGTCCTGATCTATCCTCACCTATTCTGATACAGAACAGATAGGGGTATTGATCCGCTGTGTATAGCCGTTGATACCAGTGCTCCAGAAAATCCTGCTTCAGATATGTTCTTAATATCTTCACAGTTCCTGACTCCACCTCCATGCAGCATCTTATGACTGGAGAGAGATGCCATTTTACCTATAAGTTCAGTATCCACACCGGATGAAGTACCTACCCGATCAAGATCCAGGAATATTATATCACGGATATCCAGATCATTAAGTTCTTTTATAATATCCAGTGGGTTTTGGGATATACCGGAATCACGCTTGAGTACTTTTCCATTTATCATGTCAATACTTACACTTATCTGTTTCGGAAATTCTGATGCAGCTTCCACAATTGTCTTAAAGGTGGCAGTTTCTGTACCAAGGACCGCAGTATCTGCCAGTTTCATTGCATCTGCAACTTCATCCATAGACGTGATTGCATAATCAAGTAATGTATCTGCTTTTTGGGATATTTCTTTGATAGCGGCTGAATTTGCATCTTGCCTGCCTTTATTCTGTAACCTGTTAAGATCTGCAATATATACTTCATCAGGCATGAGGTGTTCAACGATTTCTACAGGGTCTGATGTGGTGCATACACTGCTGAAGTTACTGATAGGCATATATTTGTCCCGCTGACCCCTGACTGCGTGGACTACACAATTATTAAATATATCCAGTACAAGTAAAACTCGAAACATATTTAATGGATACATTATTTCATGATATATAAAAAGAGGGTAGCCCGATGAAACTACTTATAAGTCCAATCAATCCGCAGGAAGCCATCAGTGCTGCAAACGGCGGTGCTGATATCATTGATGTTAAAAATCCCAAAGAAGGATCACTTGGTGCCAATTTTCCCTGGGTGATACGGTCTGTTAAAGAGGCAGTAGGTTCCTTAAAACCGGTAAGTGCGACGATTGGAGATTTCAATTATAAACCAGGAACCGCTTCCCTTGCTGCACTGGGTGCTGCGGTTGCAGGTTCTGAATACATCAAAGTAGGTCTTTATGATATTCAGACAGAGGAGCAGGCACTTGATATGCTGAGCAATATTACAAGGTCTGTTAAGGACTATGATCCCACAAAAAAGGTTGTTGCTTCCGGATATTCAGATTACAGCCGTGTAAATTCAATCGCACCTTTCCTTCTTCCGGAAATAGCATCACGATGTGGGGTTGATGTTGTTATGGTAGATACTGCTATAAAAGATGGAAAATCAACTTTTGATTTTATGTCAGAAGAAGAACTTAAAAAATTCACACACCTGGCTCAAAGATCTGGTCTGGAATGTGCAATAGCAGGTACACTCAAATTTGATGATCTTCCAATTATTGGCAGGATCGCTCCTGATATAATAGGGGTAAGGGGAATGGTATGCGGTGGTGACCGAAATAGCTGCATCCAGGAAGAGCTTGTCAAGCAACTCAGGCAGAAGATGTATGATCTATAGATAGATAGATAGATAGATAGATAGATAGATACGGCTTCTGAGATTTTTATGCACCCTATCCAATTTTATCTCTACTTTTTCTAATTTTTATAGACCGGATATCAAAGTACATGGTATGACACTTTTTACCGGAGTACTTTATATTTTTAAAGGGCATATAATTGTATCTGTGGGTTGTAGCATTTAAATAAGCGTTATATTTAAATAAGTTTAATACTAACTTATGGTTAGTAACCATGAGATAATATGGTTCTCAATGGTGAAAGGTAAACAATTTGATGCAGAGCAATGATTGTATTTGACGGGGGGCTTTGATGGATGCATCTATCATTCTGGATATACTTGGCAATGAAAATAGAAGAAAGATACTTCAGATCCTTTCAAACCGTCCATATTATGTGAGTGAAATCTCTAAAAAGCTGGAAGTTGGTCCAAAGGCAATAATCAGCCATCTGAGCATGCTGGAGGATGCTGGATTGGTCCGGTGCCATATCGATTCCAATAGACGCAAATATTTCAGTATCAGCAATAATGTATATCTGGATATCTCCCTGTCTCCCAATTCATATGTTGCATCAATACAGACCTTCTCCATTTCACAGGCAAACGATCCCAGAGGCCATGTTCACGCTAAACATGAAAGAGCAAATGATTTCGTTTCTGACATTCTGGAGATGAATGAGAAGATCCAGGATATAAAAGGAGAAATACGAGATATTGTGGCCAGACAGCATGAACTTAGAGCAGAGATCAATAGAATAATGGATGCCTGTGATGAAATTATTGAACATAATACTAAAGATCCCCTTGAGGCCAGAATTTTGCATGAACTGCTGGCAGATGACTGTGATCTTGCATCGCTTTCATACAACCTGGGGATAGATCCGGCCATTGTTAACGCATATCTGTCTTCTCTTCACAGGAGGAGACTCATTGAATTTACAATCGTTAATGGTCACAAATACTGGACAATAAATAAGCAAAAGAGGTGAATGATCATGACAGCAGACACATTTGTACGAGTTGCTGAGGCCTATCATCGTGATGTTGGAAGGGGTATTGCAAAGATTGACCCTGATCTGATGCAGAGACAGGGCCTTGTGAGTGGAGATGTAATTGAAATTATAGGTAAGGAGAAAAGCTATGCCCGGGTAATGCCCGGCTATCTGGATGACGTTGGGAAGAACATTATCAGGATAGATGGAAATATCAGGAATAACCTCCGGGTTGGAATTGATGACAAGGTGGCAATAAAAAAGATAGATGCCAGAGAAGCAAAACGAGTAACCCTTGCTCCTCTTCAGCCAATACGCATAGTAGGCGGTGCGCGTTATATCCATCGCATAATTGAAGGCAGGCCCATATCCCGAGGCCAGAAGATCAGAATTGAGGCAGTTAACAATCCTCTGACTTTTGTGGTGGTATCTACCAATCCTTCAGGACCTGTAATAGTTACAAGAAATACTGAAGTTATACTTAAGGAAAAACCGGCTGAAGAAGTGGTTAAGACCGGACAGATATCATATGAGGACATTGGAGGCTTAAAGAGGGAAATAGGTCTTGTAAGGGAGATGATCGAACTTCCCCTGCGGCACCCTGAACTTTTCCAGAAACTTGGCATTGAACCCCCAAAGGGTGTCCTTCTGTACGGACCACCGGGAACTGGTAAGACCATGATCGCAAAAGCAGTGGCTTCTGAAACGGATGCGAATTTTGTATCTCTCAGTGGACCGGAAATCATGTCCAAGTACTATGGTGAAAGTGAGCAGAAATTAAGGGAAGTGTTCGAGGAAGCAGAACGCGATGCACCTACTATCATATTCATTGACGAAATCGATTCCATTGCACCAAAACGTGAAGAGGTTACTGGTGAAGTTGAACGAAGGGTCGTGGCACAGCTCCTGTCATTGATGGATGGTCTGAAAACAAGAGGTGAAGTAATTGTAATTGCAGCCACCAACCGTCCAAATTCAATAGATGAGGCTCTCAGACGTGGAGGCAGATTTGACCGGGAGATCGAGATTGGAATTCCTGATCGAAACGGAAGATTGCAGATACTCTATGTGCACACCAGAGGAATGCCTCTTGAGAAGGATCTCAATCTGGGAGATATTGCAGATGTCACCCATGGATTTGTGGGTGCAGATATTTCATCACTTGCCAAGGAAGCAGCAATGCATGCACTAAGACGGATCCTTCCTGAGATCAAGATCGAGGAAGATATTCCCCAGGAAGTCATGGACAAACTGGAGGTCAAAAAATCAGACTTTGAAGAAGCATTGAAAAACATTGAGCCTTCAGCTATGAGAGAGGTGTTTGTGGAAGTACCTCATATTGACTGGAATGACATCGGTGGTCTGGATAAAGCTAAACAGGAACTTAGGGAGGCAGTTGAATGGCCCCTGAAATATCCTGAGCTGTTCGAGGCTGTCAACACCAAACCTCCAAGAGGTATCATGCTCTTTGGACCGCCTGGTACGGGCAAAACTCTGCTTGCAAAGGCAGTGGCAAGTGAAAGTGAGGCCAACTTCATTAGTATAAAGGGTCCTGAACTTTTGAGCAAATATGTTGGTGAATCAGAGCGAGCTGTGCGTGAGACCTTCAGAAAAGCAAAACAATCCGCTCCAACAGTGGTATTCTTTGATGAGGTCGATTCCATTGCTCCCCGCAGGGGAATGAGTTCAGATTCTCACGTAAGTGAACGTGTTGTCAGTCAGATACTGACGGAACTGGATGGTGTTGAAGAGCTGAAGGATGTGGTGATCGTTGCAGCTACCAACAGGCCTGATATCGTGGACCCTGCACTGCTTCGTCCAGGCAGGTTTGACAGGTTGATCTATGTAAGGTCTCCTGACAAAAAGAGCCGTGAGAAAATATTCTCCATTCATCTTAAAGGAAAACCTCTTTCAGATGATGTGGACATTTCAGAACTCGCTGGTATGACCGAAGATTATGTAGGAGCTGATATTGAATCTATCTGCAGGGAAGCTACAATGCTTGCACTGAGAGATTTCATAAAACCAGATATGAGCAAAGCTGATATGAAGCAGAATCTGGAAAAAATAGTTGTGAATAAATCACATTTCAAGAGAGCCATATCTCGAATCAGGCCTGCATCATCTTCAGAGTCAGGAAGAGATTATGATCAGAGTATTGAATCATTTGCCAGGTATCTGGCAGATGAGGAAGAAGAAGAGGGCGTTGAACCCGATGAGGGATCCTCTAAGGAATAAACTGTATATATATTTTAAGCAGGATGATACGCAACTATTGCAGAATGATGCAGGTTCATTATTCTGTGAATAGAATTTTCCTGCATCTTTTTTTACTTATCTGAGTTCTGATAAATAGCTGAGCATGCTTCCGATAGAGAGACTTTTAAAACTTGAGGGGCAAAAATGTTTTATTGTAATATGCAGATACATCATGTTCTGAAATTGCAATTGTCTCATTCAGGGAAAATTCAGGCAGTTATTTATTTTGGAAACACATTAAATATATGTCAACAGAAAGTGATTATTCCATGCTAAGACAGCGTTTTGTTCTGGATACTACGGCACTGACAGATCAGCAGGTAAGGGAATCAATTGGTCATTCTCAGCTTTGCGAGGGAATTAAGGGTATACTTGATCTTGTAGCCGAGTCCAGGCTGCAGCTTGGAATCAGCTGCTATATCCCTTTTCCATCGGTATATGATGAATTACAGGAATTTGCCCGAAATAATGGCTGTGACCTGGATGTGACTGCAAAGATCGATACATGGCTTGTAAAAAAAACTCCTGACAGATATGAAGTTAAGATTCCTGCGAGGGTATTCCATGAATATGTGGCATTTATGCGGGCCAGGATCAATAAAGGCATGGGTGTGGCAGAGGATGCTATATGGGAGGCTGCAACAGAATGTCTGTTTCTGACATCTTCTGCAAATAGCAAGAAAGACATTGAGGATAATATAGAAAGGGAAGTTATCGGCAAAACAGTCGGTAAATTCAGGAACAAATACCGTGCAGCTTTAAGATATGGTATTCTTGACAGTGCTCCGGATATCGATGTACTTCTTCTTGCCAAGGAAATTGATGCTGCAGTAGTTGCAAATGATTTTGGAATACAGAAATGGGCTGAAGAGTTAGGGGTGCGCTTTGTCCCGGCTAAAACATTTCCGATGATGTTAAAAGAATATTTAAAGCAAACATCCTCTCTTGCCTACAGGGGTGAGGGAGACATATTTGATCAGATAACAAAATCCAGGGATTGATCCATATTCTTTCATTGTCTTTCTATCAATATGGATATTGAAAAAATTAATGAATATACAGTTCAATACAATGTATTGTATAAGGAACTTGTCTGTAGATAACAGATACAGATCGTTTGATTGAGATTGTTGATCATCTCAACTGAAGGTTGTTGAGATTTTTAATGAGTTAGTGATGGGGGATAAATTTGAGAAATATAAATGTTGAAAGTATCAGAGCTCCTCTTGTTAGTGAGCAGAATGTAGAGGTCGTGGAAAGGAAGGGTCTTGGACATCCGGATTACATATGTGATTCCATAATGAACCAGGTTTCTGTAGAACTTTGCAGGGAATATATTGATAAGTTTGGCCATATCATGCATCACAATATTGATAAGGGGATGCTTGTGGCAGGCAGTGTTTCTGGCAGACTGGGCGGTGGTGAGATAAATGATCCCATGAGGATCATATTCGGAGATCGGGCGACATTTCAGGCAGATGATACCGAAATTGATGTGGAACACATTGCAATCAGTACATCAAAGAAATGGTTTCTGGATAATCTTCGATTTGTGGATCCATCGATTATTGAATATCAGGTGGAGTTGAAGGAGGGCTCTGCTGAACTTACTGATATTTTCAGACGAGGTGCCCGAATATTGCCTGCAAATGACACCTCCGCAGCTGTTGGTTATGCTCCTCTAACTCTCACGGAAAGGATGGTGTTTGATACCGAAAGATATCTCAATTCAGAGAAATTTAAAAAAGATTATCCTGAATCTGGAGAAGATGTGAAGGTTATGGGCGTACGTCAGGGTGAAAATATTCATCTGACTGTTGCCATGCCACTGGTGGATCGATTTGTATCATCTGAATCTG
Above is a genomic segment from Methanosalsum zhilinae DSM 4017 containing:
- a CDS encoding (5-formylfuran-3-yl)methyl phosphate synthase; this translates as MKLLISPINPQEAISAANGGADIIDVKNPKEGSLGANFPWVIRSVKEAVGSLKPVSATIGDFNYKPGTASLAALGAAVAGSEYIKVGLYDIQTEEQALDMLSNITRSVKDYDPTKKVVASGYSDYSRVNSIAPFLLPEIASRCGVDVVMVDTAIKDGKSTFDFMSEEELKKFTHLAQRSGLECAIAGTLKFDDLPIIGRIAPDIIGVRGMVCGGDRNSCIQEELVKQLRQKMYDL
- a CDS encoding RNA ligase partner protein → MLRQRFVLDTTALTDQQVRESIGHSQLCEGIKGILDLVAESRLQLGISCYIPFPSVYDELQEFARNNGCDLDVTAKIDTWLVKKTPDRYEVKIPARVFHEYVAFMRARINKGMGVAEDAIWEAATECLFLTSSANSKKDIEDNIEREVIGKTVGKFRNKYRAALRYGILDSAPDIDVLLLAKEIDAAVVANDFGIQKWAEELGVRFVPAKTFPMMLKEYLKQTSSLAYRGEGDIFDQITKSRD
- a CDS encoding methionine adenosyltransferase, encoding MRNINVESIRAPLVSEQNVEVVERKGLGHPDYICDSIMNQVSVELCREYIDKFGHIMHHNIDKGMLVAGSVSGRLGGGEINDPMRIIFGDRATFQADDTEIDVEHIAISTSKKWFLDNLRFVDPSIIEYQVELKEGSAELTDIFRRGARILPANDTSAAVGYAPLTLTERMVFDTERYLNSEKFKKDYPESGEDVKVMGVRQGENIHLTVAMPLVDRFVSSESEYFRMKDELLDIMNEFVNNYAQENYQPVTPSVSFNTLDMPGRGLGGIYTTVTGTSAEDADCGQVGRGNRVNGIIPLNRPVSSEAAAGKNPVSHVGKIYNVLTHVVADRIYQDVADVEEVYVWMLSEIGAAVDIPQIAAAQIRMSQGSVDSVGEDVKEIIDSELENIETFTQDLAEGKYPVC
- a CDS encoding ArsR/SmtB family transcription factor, with protein sequence MDASIILDILGNENRRKILQILSNRPYYVSEISKKLEVGPKAIISHLSMLEDAGLVRCHIDSNRRKYFSISNNVYLDISLSPNSYVASIQTFSISQANDPRGHVHAKHERANDFVSDILEMNEKIQDIKGEIRDIVARQHELRAEINRIMDACDEIIEHNTKDPLEARILHELLADDCDLASLSYNLGIDPAIVNAYLSSLHRRRLIEFTIVNGHKYWTINKQKR
- a CDS encoding DUF166 domain-containing protein; its protein translation is MTVIGIITRGKYGKRLVKTLRSKTDLKSIVAQLPENAPQLIDEPLQFLEKAGFDYEVFDADIIITYSLHPDLTSAIANLAAKNGVKALIIPGGRSQAPVQELQKISRESGIYIENDEICCTLKENAFTSDFTSKLGTPELKISICEDKVSRVQVIRGAPCGSTWYMADKLKGVNVKEAPSMAGLLVQQYPCRAVRGTHGGIHESAEVHKRAVEMALLDECNLQKDFQENVNNE
- a CDS encoding CDC48 family AAA ATPase is translated as MTADTFVRVAEAYHRDVGRGIAKIDPDLMQRQGLVSGDVIEIIGKEKSYARVMPGYLDDVGKNIIRIDGNIRNNLRVGIDDKVAIKKIDAREAKRVTLAPLQPIRIVGGARYIHRIIEGRPISRGQKIRIEAVNNPLTFVVVSTNPSGPVIVTRNTEVILKEKPAEEVVKTGQISYEDIGGLKREIGLVREMIELPLRHPELFQKLGIEPPKGVLLYGPPGTGKTMIAKAVASETDANFVSLSGPEIMSKYYGESEQKLREVFEEAERDAPTIIFIDEIDSIAPKREEVTGEVERRVVAQLLSLMDGLKTRGEVIVIAATNRPNSIDEALRRGGRFDREIEIGIPDRNGRLQILYVHTRGMPLEKDLNLGDIADVTHGFVGADISSLAKEAAMHALRRILPEIKIEEDIPQEVMDKLEVKKSDFEEALKNIEPSAMREVFVEVPHIDWNDIGGLDKAKQELREAVEWPLKYPELFEAVNTKPPRGIMLFGPPGTGKTLLAKAVASESEANFISIKGPELLSKYVGESERAVRETFRKAKQSAPTVVFFDEVDSIAPRRGMSSDSHVSERVVSQILTELDGVEELKDVVIVAATNRPDIVDPALLRPGRFDRLIYVRSPDKKSREKIFSIHLKGKPLSDDVDISELAGMTEDYVGADIESICREATMLALRDFIKPDMSKADMKQNLEKIVVNKSHFKRAISRIRPASSSESGRDYDQSIESFARYLADEEEEEGVEPDEGSSKE
- the tmk gene encoding dTMP kinase, with product MRGKLITFEGIDGAGKSTIVSLLRSSGVMEDVVFTREPTDSWLGRTVETAIHSDTDHLAELFLFTADHAQHISKVIRPAVNNGICVISDRYSDSTYAYQGMTLAGMFDDPVKWAQDLRKDWTIIPDLTILLDIDPAIAVKRCGDRGEQTKFEKLEFLQGVRSNYLRLAEQDPDRFIVVDSSGSAREVAEKISLIISPLLQK
- a CDS encoding HisA/HisF-related TIM barrel protein, with the translated sequence MYPLNMFRVLLVLDIFNNCVVHAVRGQRDKYMPISNFSSVCTTSDPVEIVEHLMPDEVYIADLNRLQNKGRQDANSAAIKEISQKADTLLDYAITSMDEVADAMKLADTAVLGTETATFKTIVEAASEFPKQISVSIDMINGKVLKRDSGISQNPLDIIKELNDLDIRDIIFLDLDRVGTSSGVDTELIGKMASLSSHKMLHGGGVRNCEDIKNISEAGFSGALVSTAIHSGSIPLSVLYQNR